From a single Brassica oleracea var. oleracea cultivar TO1000 chromosome C5, BOL, whole genome shotgun sequence genomic region:
- the LOC106344521 gene encoding probable beta-1,3-galactosyltransferase 5 codes for MKHKASKRLSLTWVSLLCISCFFLGVTFTSRFRGSDDYGHEKEKSHEKDVTEEVLKIHKAIEALGKSVAMLQKQLSVRHSYQQIVGVSTTNTSTGGNQTSKVFMVIGVNTAFSSRQRRDSLRETWMPQGEKLEKLEKEKGIVVKFMIGHSATPHSILDKEIDSEDAQYKDFFRLDHVEGYYNLSAKTKTFFSSAVATWDAEFYVKIDDDVHVNLGMLGSTLALHRHKPRVYIGCMKSGPVLTKKTAKYREPEFWKFGEEGNKYFRHATGQIYAISKDLATYISNNQPILHKYANEDVTLGSWFIGLEVEHIDDGNFCCSTPDCEMKADAGEVCVASFDWTCSGVCKSVNRMWMVHMICGEDDKAVWDANYYSLR; via the exons ATGAAGCACAAAGCCTCGAAGAGACTATCATTGACATGGGTTTCACTTCTCTGCATTTCCTGCTTTTTCCTCGGAGTAACCTTCACGTCCAG ATTTCGTGGGTCAGATGATTACGGTCATGAGAAA GAAAAATCACATGAAAAAGATGTAACTGAAGAGGTTCTGAAAATCCATAAAGCAATAGA AGCACTGGGTAAGTCAGTTGCTATGCTTCAGAAGCAGCTCTCTGTTAGACACAGCTATCAACAGATTGTGGGTGTCTCAACAACAAATACTTCAACAGGAGGGAACCAAACGTCGAAAGTTTTCATGGTGATTGGTGTCAATACTGCATTTAGCAGTAGACAACGTCGTGATTCGCTTAGAGAGACTTGGATGCCTCAGG GGGAAAAGCTTGAGAAACTGGAAAAAGAGAAGGGAATTGTCGTCAAGTTCATGATCGGACACAG TGCGACACCACATAGTATATTGGATAAGGAAATTGATTCAGAAGATGCTCAATACAAAGATTTTTTTAGGCTG GATCATGTTGAAGGATATTATAATTTGTCTGCCAAAACCAAAACCTTCTTTTCCAGTGCGGTTGCAACGTGGGATGCTGAGTTTTACGTTAAGATTGATGATGATGTTCATGTCAACCTTG GTATGCTTGGTTCCACATTAGCTCTTCACCGTCATAAGCCGAGGGTTTACATTGGATGTATGAAGTCCGGACCTGTTCTTACTAAAAA GACGGCCAAGTATCGTGAACCCGAGTTTTGGAAATTTGGAGAAGAAGGTAACAAATATTTTCGACATGCTACAGGACAAATCTATGCCATCTCAAAGGATCTTGCTACATACATATCTAACAATCA GCCAATTTTGCACAAGTATGCAAATGAAGATGTGACGCTGGGGTCATGGTTCATCGGGCTTGAGGTTGAGCATATCGATGATGGTAATTTCTGTTGTAGTACTCCAG ATTGTGAAATGAAGGCGGATGCTGGAGAAGTGTGTGTGGCGTCATTTGACTGGACGTGCAGTGGGGTATGCAAATCAGTCAACAGAATGTGGATGGTTCATATGATCTGTGGTGAAGATGATAAAGCTGTGTGGGATGCAAATTATTACTCTCTTAGATAA
- the LOC106295709 gene encoding serine hydroxymethyltransferase 6, with the protein MDRAAQSDLSLGFSSSHALPLPPPRIPIADDSITLQIDSSPTPPVPLQLLEQRFEGTGSSSRAIVDKDEDFDDDQRGEFILLGQPLKLKRCRGSSSSKRFAADPETRRAAVKAWGDQSLSEADPEIHEFMEKEKQRQFRGIELIASENFVCRAVMEALGSHLTNKYSEGMPGARYYTGNQYIDHIEILCQERALQAFGLHHEHWGVNVQPYSCTSANFAVFSGLLLPGERIMGLDSPSGGHMSHGYYTPGGKKVSGASIFFESFPYKVDPRTGYIDYDKLEEKALDYRPKILICGGSSYPRDWDFPRFRYVADKCGAVLMFDMAQISGLVAAKESPNPFDYCDIVTSTTHKSLRGPRGGIIFYRRGFKGKKQSINLNHCESNFQYDFEEKINFSVFPSLQGGPHNNHIAALAIALKQAASPEYKAYMRQVKKNAKALASALISKNCKLVTNGTDNHLMLWDLTPLGLTGKVYEKVCEMCHITVNKVAIFSENGVISPGGVRIGSPAMTSRGCLESDFETMAEFLYRAALIASAAQREQGKSLKSIYHCKDIADLRNQVEAFASQFAMPASDM; encoded by the exons ATGGACCGTGCTGCTCAATCGGATCTCTCCTTGGGATTCAGCAGCTCCCACGCCTTGCCGCTTCCTCCTCCGCGAATCCCGATCGCCGATGACTCGATCACGCTTCAAATCGACTCCAGCCCGACGCCCCCCGTCCCTCTCCAGCTTCTCGAGCAGAGATTCGAAGGCACCGGATCGAGTAGCCGAGCCATCGTCGATAAAGACGAAGACTTTGATGATGATCAGAGGGGGGAGTTCATCCTATTGGGACAGCCGTTGAAGCTAAAACGCTGTAGAGGTAGCAGCAGCAGCAAGCGATTCGCAGCTGATCCAGAAACTAGACGAGCCGCCGTCAAAGCGTGGGGCGACCAGTCTCTCTCGGAAGCAGATCCCGAGATTCACGAGTTCATGGAGAAGGAGAAACAGAGACAGTTCAGAGGAATCGAGCTCATAGCCTCCGAGAATTTCGTGTGTAGAGCGGTGATGGAAGCTTTGGGAAGCCATTTGACTAACAAGTACTCAGAAGGCATGCCTGGAGCTAGATACTACACAGGGAACCAGTACATCGATCATATCGAGATTCTTTGCCAAGAACGTGCACTGCAAGCTTTCGGTCTTCACCATGAGCATTGGGGGGTTAACGTGCAGCCTTACTCTTGCACGTCCGCGAACTTCGCTGTCTTCTCTGGTCTTTTGTTGCCTGGTGAACGGATCATGGGGTTGGATTCTCCTTCGGGTGGTCATATGAGTCATGGATACTACACGCCGGGTGGGAAGAAAGTCTCTGGTGCGTCTATATTCTTTGAGAGCTTTCCCTATAAGGTGGATCCTCGTACAGGGTACATTGATTACGACAAGCTTGAGGAGAAGGCGCTTGACTATCGTCCTAAGATACTTATCTGTGGAGGGAGCTCGTATCCTAGAGACTGGGACTTTCCTAGGTTTAGGTATGTTGCTGACAAATGTGGAGCTGTTCTCATGTTTGACATGGCACAGATTAGCGGTCTTGTGGCTGCCAAG GAAAGTCCAAATCCATTTGATTATTGCGATATAGTTACCTCAACGACACACAAGTCTCTCCGGGGACCTAGGGGAGGTATCATATTTTACAGGAGAGGCTTCAAGGGCAAGAAGCAAAGCATAAATCTTAATCACTGCGAGAGCAATTTCCAATATGATTTTGAGGAGAAAATAAACTTTTCTGTCTTCCCATCGCTGCAAGGAGGTCCTCACAATAACCATATAGCCGCTCTAGCCATTGCCCTGAAGCAGGCCGCTTCACCAGAGTACAAGGCTTACATGCGCCAGGTCAAGAAAAATGCCAAGGCTTTAGCATCTGCTTTGATAAGCAAAAACTGCAAGTTGGTAACAAATGGCACTGATAATCATTTGATGCTCTGGGATCTGACTCCTTTGGGATTGACAG GCAAAGTGTATGAGAAAGTATGCGAGATGTGCCATATCACGGTCAACAAAGTCGCCATTTTCAGTGAAAACGGTGTTATTTCCCCTGGAGGAGTGAGAATAG GTAGTCCGGCTATGACTTCAAGGGGCTGTCTAGAATCAGATTTTGAGACAATGGCTGAGTTTCTGTATAGAGCTGCTCTGATAGCAAGTGCTGCACAAAGGGAGCAGGGGAAGTCACTCAAAAGCATCTATCACTGTAAGGACATTGCAGATCTTAGGAACCAAGTCGAGGCTTTTGCTTCTCAGTTTGCAATGCCTGCGTCTGACATGTGA